The Enterococcus sp. 7F3_DIV0205 genome has a window encoding:
- a CDS encoding GTP pyrophosphokinase, translating into MEKEWELFLAPYEQAVGEMKVKLRGIRKQFREQNKHTPIEFVTGRVKPVDSILTKAALRNIPIDRLEEEMQDIAGLRIMCQFVEDIRQVVDIIRNRKDLQIIQERDYISNKKESGYRSYHLVIEYPVQLITGEKKILAEIQIRTLAMNFWATIEHSLNYKYQGAFPEEMKERLQRAAEAAYQLDEEMSTIREEIQEAQHLFSHGRGKSKDNYYQKYNDTKENLDKK; encoded by the coding sequence ATGGAGAAAGAGTGGGAGCTTTTTCTGGCACCGTATGAACAGGCTGTTGGAGAAATGAAAGTTAAGCTGCGCGGTATTCGCAAGCAGTTTCGAGAACAAAATAAACATACACCTATTGAGTTTGTAACGGGGCGAGTAAAGCCTGTAGATAGTATTCTAACAAAAGCCGCATTGCGTAATATCCCTATCGATCGTTTAGAAGAAGAAATGCAGGATATTGCAGGGCTTCGGATCATGTGTCAATTTGTTGAAGACATTCGGCAAGTTGTGGATATCATCCGTAATCGAAAAGATTTGCAAATCATTCAAGAACGAGATTATATTTCAAATAAAAAAGAGAGTGGTTATCGTTCGTACCACTTAGTGATCGAATACCCTGTTCAGTTGATTACAGGTGAAAAAAAGATTTTGGCGGAAATTCAAATACGTACCTTAGCAATGAATTTTTGGGCAACGATCGAACATTCATTGAACTATAAATATCAAGGTGCTTTTCCAGAAGAGATGAAAGAACGGTTACAACGAGCAGCAGAAGCAGCGTATCAATTAGATGAAGAGATGTCCACGATCCGTGAAGAAATACAAGAAGCGCAGCATCTGTTCTCACATGGACGAGGAAAATCAAAAGATAATTACTATCAAAAATACAACGATACTAAAGAGAACTTAGACAAAAAATAG
- a CDS encoding methyltransferase domain-containing protein, protein MLKKIDSARKFLETHQKQFHCPVCKKPFKLNGYSLICAENHQFDLSKKGTIYFLSHSIQTEYNKKMLAHRGRMIKSGMYQPLLEKIADRMNLSGNTLDVGCGEGSFLSELSNLGLTGSKVGFDISKEGIYLASNQPIDAFWCVADLTNLPFADQSMDTILNIFSPSHYQEFQRVLKKEGTVIKVIPEVNYLKELRVAFYPDDEIKQTYSNEKVLAKFSEEMDVLNDDRVTFTFSIPEQNRLDLLEMSPLEWGVSEQIKEEIQRNPLSKITIDVRVLKGKVK, encoded by the coding sequence ATGTTGAAAAAAATTGATTCAGCGCGTAAATTTTTAGAAACACATCAAAAACAATTTCATTGTCCAGTATGTAAAAAGCCATTTAAGTTAAATGGTTATAGCTTGATTTGTGCAGAGAACCATCAATTTGATTTATCGAAAAAGGGAACTATCTACTTTCTTTCTCATAGCATTCAAACGGAATACAATAAAAAGATGTTAGCTCATAGAGGTAGAATGATTAAAAGCGGCATGTACCAGCCACTATTAGAAAAAATTGCGGATAGGATGAATTTGTCGGGAAATACATTGGATGTTGGCTGTGGTGAAGGTAGTTTTTTATCCGAGCTTTCCAATTTAGGTCTGACTGGTTCAAAAGTTGGATTTGATATTTCAAAAGAGGGCATTTATTTAGCTAGTAATCAGCCAATCGATGCTTTTTGGTGCGTAGCTGATTTGACGAATTTACCATTCGCTGATCAGTCAATGGATACAATTTTGAATATTTTTTCTCCGTCTCATTACCAAGAATTTCAACGTGTATTGAAAAAAGAGGGGACTGTGATAAAGGTAATTCCAGAAGTAAACTATTTAAAAGAGTTGAGAGTTGCGTTTTATCCAGATGATGAAATCAAACAAACCTACTCAAATGAAAAAGTATTAGCAAAGTTTTCAGAGGAAATGGACGTTTTGAATGATGACCGAGTAACATTTACTTTTTCCATACCTGAGCAAAATCGACTGGATCTATTGGAGATGTCTCCATTAGAATGGGGTGTTTCTGAGCAAATAAAAGAAGAAATTCAAAGAAATCCATTATCAAAAATCACAATTGACGTTCGTGTGTTAAAAGGAAAAGTAAAATAG
- a CDS encoding CYTH domain-containing protein: MSENLEIEFKTLLSIEEFSRTVDYFQLKEKQFFTQTNYYFDSADFQLKEKHIGLRVRTLSNNAEITLKIPEEVGLLEINDTISIDEAQHIVASATLPNSGNVYNRLTTLGINKNDLRLIGSLTTKRAEIKLPQGLLALDESWYNEQHDFELELEVDDPYNGKADFLSLLNTLNIKESPSPNKIQRMMMSSKEKD, encoded by the coding sequence GTGAGCGAGAATTTAGAAATAGAATTTAAAACCTTATTGTCTATCGAAGAGTTTTCACGAACAGTTGACTACTTTCAACTAAAAGAAAAACAATTTTTTACACAAACCAATTATTATTTTGATTCAGCCGATTTTCAATTAAAAGAAAAACATATCGGTTTAAGAGTTCGTACACTATCAAATAATGCAGAAATCACTTTGAAAATTCCTGAAGAAGTCGGTTTGCTGGAAATCAACGATACTATTTCTATTGACGAAGCACAGCATATTGTTGCATCTGCTACACTTCCAAATTCTGGAAATGTGTACAACAGATTAACTACTTTAGGAATCAATAAAAATGATTTGCGTTTAATCGGCAGCTTAACAACTAAACGAGCAGAAATAAAACTTCCCCAAGGTTTACTCGCACTAGATGAAAGTTGGTACAATGAGCAGCATGATTTTGAGTTGGAATTAGAGGTAGACGATCCGTATAACGGAAAGGCAGATTTTCTTTCCTTATTGAATACTTTGAATATCAAAGAATCTCCGTCACCGAATAAGATTCAACGAATGATGATGAGCTCAAAAGAGAAAGATTAA
- a CDS encoding NAD kinase produces the protein MKVAIVHNHEHKSNEVTRHLLLLLKKNKIEIDDHQPDLVISVGGDGTLLSAFHRFSHRLDEVSFLGVHTGHLGFYTDWRDYELEELVQSLLVHQEKSISYPLLDVKISFHGNKPDKHFLALNESTIKRANRTMVADVFIKDELFERFRGDGLSVSTPTGSTAYNKSIGGAVLHPSINAFQLAEIASLNNRVFRTLGSPIVIAHTEWVEIKLQESNDYLITVDQLDIYQDDIKSIYYRIADERIHFASYRHMHFWHRVKDAFISED, from the coding sequence ATGAAAGTAGCAATTGTTCATAATCATGAACACAAATCGAATGAAGTCACCCGCCATTTACTCCTGCTTTTGAAAAAAAATAAGATTGAGATCGATGACCACCAACCAGACCTCGTAATTTCAGTGGGGGGAGATGGTACACTATTATCAGCGTTTCATCGTTTTAGTCATCGACTGGATGAAGTTAGTTTTTTAGGTGTTCACACAGGCCATCTAGGATTTTATACGGATTGGCGAGACTATGAATTGGAGGAGTTAGTTCAAAGTCTGTTAGTTCATCAAGAAAAAAGTATTAGTTATCCACTTCTTGATGTAAAAATCAGTTTTCATGGGAATAAACCCGATAAGCATTTTTTAGCATTGAATGAATCGACAATTAAGCGTGCAAACCGTACCATGGTTGCAGATGTTTTTATTAAAGATGAATTATTTGAACGTTTTCGTGGAGATGGGTTATCTGTCTCAACACCAACTGGCTCAACGGCTTACAATAAAAGTATTGGTGGAGCAGTATTGCACCCTAGTATCAATGCATTTCAACTTGCAGAAATTGCTTCATTGAATAATCGAGTTTTTAGAACATTGGGATCACCGATCGTGATTGCTCATACAGAATGGGTTGAAATCAAATTACAGGAAAGTAATGATTATTTAATTACAGTAGATCAACTTGATATTTATCAAGATGATATCAAGTCAATTTATTATCGGATTGCAGATGAGCGTATTCATTTTGCCTCGTATCGGCATATGCATTTTTGGCATCGCGTTAAAGATGCCTTTATTAGTGAGGATTAA
- a CDS encoding copper homeostasis protein CutC: MIKEFCAENFTDIPTAIRNGAGRIELCDNLAVGGTTPSTGVIEEVISYAGEKSIPVMTIIRPRGGDFIYNDIELKIMHTDLIEAKKIGTDGVVLGCLTRDGWLDEEALELLIETAEGLQITFHMAFDVLNKENQFKAIDWLAEHDVHRILTHGGPSGTAIEDNFDHLKKLIEYADNRIIILPGGGISDKNVEAVIDALQVSEVHGTKILG; the protein is encoded by the coding sequence ATGATCAAAGAATTTTGCGCTGAAAATTTCACAGATATTCCAACTGCCATAAGAAATGGTGCTGGGCGTATCGAATTATGCGATAACTTAGCTGTTGGCGGTACGACCCCTAGTACAGGCGTTATTGAAGAAGTTATTTCCTATGCTGGTGAAAAATCGATTCCTGTTATGACGATCATCAGACCTCGAGGTGGCGATTTTATCTATAATGATATTGAACTCAAAATCATGCATACAGACTTGATCGAAGCTAAAAAAATTGGAACTGACGGTGTTGTTCTAGGTTGCCTCACAAGAGACGGCTGGTTAGATGAAGAGGCATTAGAGTTATTGATTGAGACCGCTGAAGGACTACAGATAACTTTCCATATGGCATTTGATGTATTGAATAAAGAAAATCAATTTAAAGCGATCGATTGGCTAGCAGAACATGATGTTCATCGGATTTTAACACATGGTGGGCCTTCTGGAACGGCAATCGAGGATAATTTTGATCATCTAAAAAAATTGATCGAGTATGCTGATAATCGAATTATTATTTTACCTGGCGGCGGTATTTCTGATAAAAATGTTGAAGCAGTAATTGATGCTTTACAGGTCAGCGAAGTTCATGGGACAAAAATCCTAGGATAA
- the trmL gene encoding tRNA (uridine(34)/cytosine(34)/5-carboxymethylaminomethyluridine(34)-2'-O)-methyltransferase TrmL codes for MTNHIVLFEPQIPANTGNIARTCAATNSPLHLIEPLGFQTDDKHLKRAGLDYWNDVNIMYHKDLAAFLTYLGEKPLHLITKFANQTYSEIDYTDNEDHYFMFGKETTGLPEEFMRNNEEKCLRIPMNDEHVRSLNLSNTVALVVYEALRQQNFPALELQHHYEHDKLD; via the coding sequence ATGACAAATCATATTGTATTATTTGAACCTCAAATTCCAGCGAATACAGGGAATATTGCTCGGACTTGTGCCGCTACAAACTCTCCCTTACATCTCATAGAGCCGTTAGGTTTCCAAACGGATGACAAACACTTGAAACGAGCAGGATTAGATTATTGGAATGATGTTAATATCATGTATCATAAGGATTTGGCTGCTTTTTTGACTTATTTAGGTGAAAAGCCTCTACATTTAATCACCAAATTCGCCAATCAAACATATAGTGAAATAGATTATACGGATAATGAAGACCATTATTTTATGTTTGGTAAGGAAACAACAGGGTTACCAGAAGAGTTTATGCGCAACAACGAAGAAAAATGTCTACGGATTCCAATGAATGATGAGCATGTCCGTTCATTGAACCTGTCTAATACTGTTGCATTGGTAGTTTATGAAGCGTTACGGCAACAAAATTTTCCAGCATTGGAATTGCAGCATCATTATGAGCATGACAAATTAGACTGA
- a CDS encoding VOC family protein, with amino-acid sequence MFFNQIHHIAINCSDYHKTKEFYVEKLGFTIIRENHRQDKNDVKLDLSLGNYELEIFISPDAPKRPSYPEALGLRHLAFKVENIEEVITFLQAKDIDCEPIRKDTFTGEKMTFFFDPDGLPLELHE; translated from the coding sequence TTGTTTTTCAATCAGATCCATCATATTGCTATCAACTGTTCCGATTATCATAAAACAAAAGAATTCTATGTGGAAAAACTTGGGTTTACTATTATCAGAGAAAACCATAGACAAGATAAAAATGATGTCAAACTTGATTTGTCATTAGGAAACTACGAATTAGAAATTTTTATTTCTCCCGATGCACCAAAACGCCCATCTTATCCTGAAGCGCTAGGTCTCCGTCATTTAGCGTTTAAAGTTGAAAATATCGAAGAAGTCATCACTTTTTTACAAGCTAAAGATATTGACTGTGAACCCATTCGAAAAGATACGTTCACAGGGGAAAAAATGACTTTTTTCTTTGACCCAGATGGCTTGCCCTTGGAATTGCACGAGTAA
- a CDS encoding competence protein CoiA, with amino-acid sequence MLNAYSKDNDIVTLLHLSREEIEELKDQLYYCPACNHPVRIKNGKVKVPHFSHYNNSTCSIYSEGETIEHLALKEVFAKWCEKESIEYELEKYLPELNQRPDLLIGKLALEIQCSSLSTQRLVERTRNYQKHGYIPVWICGKKLFSKGQSLSELAKNLCYYSADIGFYLWTADWEMEELTIHLHIEEDWKKRVYSLTKSWSFYSDYLVEILNFPNKSKIYSQRKFKIGELIGEYHLDLSKKLSRRDGQIRTIQMELYNNRFHILQLPNWFYYPGLRIFCCRGSDLLLKARIWKWVQFFDQNVFEHVELIHVLKAELEKSKALFYELPNIPYKVVQQYCLNQLLTYLIACNHLIKIDEGWKVIVGVNDQKIDSVREWLKGIENNCLITATPFKNMIR; translated from the coding sequence ATGTTGAATGCCTATTCAAAAGACAACGATATTGTAACACTATTGCACTTATCAAGAGAAGAAATCGAAGAACTCAAAGATCAACTGTACTATTGCCCGGCATGTAATCATCCAGTTAGAATTAAGAATGGCAAAGTTAAGGTGCCGCATTTTTCTCATTACAATAACAGTACGTGCAGTATTTATTCTGAAGGTGAGACGATAGAACATTTAGCTTTGAAAGAAGTATTTGCTAAGTGGTGTGAGAAAGAATCTATTGAGTATGAACTAGAAAAATATCTACCAGAGTTGAATCAGCGCCCTGATCTTTTGATAGGAAAGTTAGCTTTAGAGATTCAGTGTAGTTCATTAAGCACACAGCGATTGGTCGAACGGACCAGAAATTATCAAAAACATGGCTATATTCCTGTTTGGATCTGCGGTAAAAAACTATTTTCTAAAGGGCAAAGCTTAAGCGAATTAGCTAAAAATTTGTGTTATTACTCTGCTGATATAGGTTTTTACTTATGGACTGCTGACTGGGAAATGGAAGAGTTGACCATCCATTTACACATCGAAGAAGATTGGAAAAAGAGAGTGTACTCTTTAACAAAAAGCTGGTCATTTTACAGTGATTATTTAGTAGAAATTCTAAATTTCCCAAATAAATCAAAAATTTACAGTCAAAGAAAATTTAAAATTGGAGAACTTATAGGCGAGTACCACTTAGATCTTAGCAAAAAATTATCTAGGCGGGATGGGCAAATAAGAACTATCCAAATGGAATTATATAACAATCGTTTCCATATTCTTCAATTACCGAATTGGTTTTATTATCCTGGTTTGCGTATTTTTTGTTGTAGAGGATCAGACTTACTATTAAAAGCTCGAATTTGGAAATGGGTACAGTTTTTTGATCAGAATGTTTTTGAGCATGTTGAATTGATTCATGTATTAAAAGCAGAATTGGAAAAATCGAAGGCGCTGTTTTATGAGTTGCCAAACATTCCTTACAAAGTAGTTCAACAGTATTGTTTGAATCAATTACTCACATATTTGATTGCTTGCAATCATTTAATTAAAATTGATGAAGGTTGGAAAGTTATTGTCGGAGTGAATGATCAAAAAATCGATAGTGTGAGGGAGTGGTTAAAGGGAATTGAAAATAATTGCCTAATCACTGCTACTCCTTTTAAAAATATGATAAGATAA
- the mgtE gene encoding magnesium transporter yields the protein MNEGQEMEEHFSLLLEKLKEQQMAEFRELFLTLHIYEQGQFYQSIDEVDRKQIYSYLSPKELADMFDVIEEDNENMKDYIAEMRPSYAAEMLSEMYTDNAVDLLNMLDKSQKAKYLSLMSTEDAGEIKELLHYEDDTAGSIMTTEFVSIVANQTVRSAMYVLKNQADVAETIYYVYVVDQENHLVGVISLRDLIVNDDDTMIADVLSERVISVHVGDDQEDVAQTIRDYDFLALPVTDYDDHLLGIVTVDDIIDVIDDEAASDYSGLAGVNVEEVSENPIKAASKRLPWLITLLFLGMSTATLISHYEELVSEASILAVFISLITGTAGNAGTQSLAVAVRRLAVADEKDNNFGRLIISEVLTGLVTGAVTGVAIFIVVGIWQHNFPLGFVIGMAMLCAITVANLAGSLIPMLMDKLGFDPAVASGPFITTLSDLTSVLIYFNIASLFMQYFV from the coding sequence GTGAATGAAGGACAAGAAATGGAAGAACATTTCTCTTTGTTGTTAGAAAAACTAAAAGAACAGCAGATGGCTGAATTTCGTGAGTTATTTTTAACACTTCATATTTATGAGCAAGGCCAATTTTACCAATCAATAGATGAAGTAGATAGAAAGCAAATATATAGTTATTTGTCTCCTAAAGAATTAGCGGATATGTTCGATGTGATTGAAGAAGACAATGAAAATATGAAAGATTATATTGCAGAGATGCGTCCGAGCTATGCAGCTGAAATGTTGTCAGAGATGTATACAGATAACGCGGTCGACTTGTTGAATATGTTGGATAAAAGTCAAAAAGCGAAATACTTAAGCTTAATGAGTACCGAAGATGCTGGGGAAATCAAAGAATTGCTGCATTATGAAGATGATACAGCAGGCTCGATCATGACGACAGAATTTGTCTCCATTGTTGCGAATCAAACTGTTCGTTCTGCAATGTATGTACTGAAAAATCAGGCAGATGTAGCTGAAACAATTTATTACGTCTATGTGGTAGATCAAGAAAACCATTTAGTAGGGGTTATTTCTTTGCGCGATTTGATCGTAAATGATGATGATACAATGATTGCAGATGTACTAAGTGAACGGGTCATTTCGGTTCATGTGGGTGATGATCAAGAAGATGTTGCTCAAACGATTCGAGATTACGATTTCCTTGCCTTACCAGTTACGGATTATGATGATCATCTGTTGGGAATTGTCACAGTTGATGATATCATCGACGTTATCGATGATGAAGCGGCCAGTGATTACTCTGGTTTGGCTGGGGTCAATGTTGAAGAAGTCAGTGAAAATCCCATCAAAGCAGCATCAAAACGTTTGCCTTGGTTGATTACATTATTATTTTTAGGAATGTCTACAGCTACCTTAATCAGCCATTATGAAGAGTTAGTTAGTGAAGCAAGTATTTTAGCTGTATTTATTTCATTGATCACAGGGACGGCTGGAAATGCGGGTACGCAATCATTGGCGGTCGCGGTCAGAAGACTAGCTGTGGCAGATGAAAAAGATAATAATTTTGGACGTTTGATCATTAGTGAAGTATTGACGGGTCTTGTAACAGGTGCGGTAACAGGAGTAGCAATTTTTATTGTTGTTGGGATTTGGCAACATAATTTCCCTCTTGGATTTGTGATTGGCATGGCGATGCTTTGTGCAATTACAGTAGCAAACTTGGCTGGAAGTTTGATACCAATGTTGATGGATAAACTAGGTTTCGATCCTGCAGTTGCTAGTGGACCTTTTATCACTACCTTAAGTGATTTAACCAGTGTGTTGATTTATTTTAATATTGCTAGTTTGTTTATGCAGTATTTTGTATAA
- a CDS encoding DsbA family protein yields MIEIYLFVNPLGGICLNVEKDILKLVETENKKIQFRFIPLVNMRTVNHLIKLFDIPSHDIERRNQLFEDVYSAALDYKAAQLQGKKKGRHLLLGLQQAVAVDNLPYSLELAEKLVVEAGGDLDMFKADRQSDFVKESFQTDQQIAREMGIVKHPSAVVYNYTCDRDFGVLVEDCESMDEIKKLCETSEDNLQYFHEQFELDHFNESRVPHGHLHLL; encoded by the coding sequence ATGATTGAAATCTATCTGTTCGTTAATCCTTTGGGGGGCATTTGTCTCAACGTAGAAAAGGATATTTTGAAATTGGTTGAAACTGAAAATAAAAAAATTCAATTTCGTTTCATTCCGCTAGTTAATATGCGGACCGTAAATCACCTTATAAAGTTGTTCGATATTCCATCACATGATATTGAACGGCGCAATCAATTGTTTGAAGATGTTTATTCAGCAGCATTAGACTATAAAGCAGCACAACTACAAGGAAAGAAAAAAGGGCGCCATTTGCTTTTAGGCTTACAACAAGCTGTCGCAGTGGACAATCTTCCCTACTCTTTAGAGTTAGCTGAAAAACTAGTAGTGGAAGCTGGTGGGGATTTAGATATGTTTAAAGCTGATCGCCAGTCTGATTTTGTCAAAGAATCCTTTCAAACAGACCAACAAATTGCTCGCGAAATGGGTATTGTAAAACACCCTTCTGCAGTAGTTTACAATTACACATGTGATCGGGACTTTGGAGTACTCGTGGAAGATTGTGAATCCATGGATGAAATCAAAAAACTTTGTGAAACATCTGAAGATAATCTACAGTATTTTCATGAGCAATTTGAGTTAGATCATTTCAATGAGTCTCGCGTTCCACATGGGCACTTACATTTGCTGTAA
- the pepF gene encoding oligoendopeptidase F, translated as MSEAKQLPERSSLPIEKTWDLTKIFKDDQAFDEAFQALTDELKKVEQFKGTLGENSDTFLSSIEMLLSIYRKIEVIYVYAHLKNDQDTTNTTYQALYARASALLAQASEAVAWFEPEVLSLSDDKIWGYFAENSKLEVYRHFIENILSDRPHILSAEQEALLAGAGEIFEASSNTFSILNNADLKFPVIEDENGEKIQLTHGVYGQLMENVHRNVREEAFKGLYTVYDQFKNTFAQTLSSHVKAHNYKAKVRNYSSAREAALSNNHIPESVYDTLLDVVNQNLPLLHRYVSLRKRLLKLDELHMYDMYTPILGEASIKYSYEEAKEKAITALNPMGEEYLNIVKTAFDDRWIDVIENQGKRSGAYSSGAYDTAPYILMNWHDSLDQLYTLVHEMGHSVHSYFTRNNQPYVYGDYSIFLAEIASTTNENLLTEYLLETETDPRIRAYVLNHYLDGFKGTIFRQTQFAEFEHFIHTEDAKGTPLTSEYLGDYYGELNHKYYGPEVMKDPEISLEWSRIPHFYYNYYVYQYATGFSAASALANKILANEPLALENYLTYLKSGSSDYPIEVMKKAGVDMTKPQYIEDAMKVFEMRLEELEALVASLEQ; from the coding sequence ATGAGTGAAGCAAAACAATTACCAGAACGTTCGAGTTTACCAATAGAAAAAACATGGGATTTGACGAAAATATTTAAAGATGATCAGGCATTTGACGAGGCGTTTCAAGCCTTAACAGATGAATTAAAAAAAGTTGAACAATTCAAGGGTACCTTAGGAGAAAATAGCGATACATTTTTAAGCAGTATAGAAATGTTATTGAGTATTTACCGTAAAATCGAAGTCATTTATGTTTATGCACATTTAAAAAATGATCAAGATACAACCAATACAACATACCAAGCATTGTATGCTAGAGCAAGTGCTTTATTAGCTCAAGCAAGTGAAGCCGTGGCATGGTTTGAACCAGAGGTATTGTCCTTAAGCGATGACAAGATCTGGGGGTATTTCGCTGAAAATTCGAAATTAGAAGTATATCGTCATTTTATTGAAAATATCTTGAGTGATCGTCCGCATATCTTATCTGCTGAACAAGAAGCATTATTAGCTGGAGCTGGTGAGATTTTTGAAGCGTCTAGCAATACTTTTTCTATTTTGAATAATGCTGATTTGAAATTTCCAGTAATTGAAGATGAAAACGGTGAAAAAATCCAACTTACTCATGGTGTTTATGGTCAATTAATGGAAAATGTCCACAGAAATGTTCGGGAAGAAGCATTTAAAGGGTTATATACTGTTTATGATCAGTTCAAAAATACTTTTGCTCAAACGTTGAGTTCGCATGTTAAAGCACATAATTATAAAGCAAAAGTACGAAACTATTCATCTGCAAGAGAGGCAGCGTTAAGTAATAATCATATTCCTGAAAGCGTTTATGATACGTTGCTTGATGTGGTAAATCAAAATCTGCCTTTACTTCACCGTTACGTGTCTTTACGCAAACGTTTGTTAAAACTAGATGAACTTCATATGTATGATATGTATACACCGATCTTAGGTGAAGCTTCGATCAAATATTCTTACGAAGAAGCAAAAGAAAAAGCTATTACTGCTTTGAATCCAATGGGAGAAGAATATTTAAATATAGTGAAAACAGCTTTTGATGACCGCTGGATCGATGTTATCGAAAACCAAGGGAAACGTAGTGGCGCCTATTCATCTGGGGCATATGATACAGCTCCTTATATCTTAATGAACTGGCACGATAGTTTAGACCAATTGTACACATTGGTCCATGAGATGGGGCATAGTGTGCATAGCTACTTTACTCGAAATAACCAACCATATGTCTACGGTGATTACTCGATTTTCTTGGCTGAAATTGCTTCGACTACAAATGAAAATCTTTTAACAGAATATTTATTGGAAACAGAAACAGATCCTAGAATTCGTGCATATGTATTGAATCATTATTTGGATGGTTTTAAAGGAACTATTTTCCGACAAACACAATTTGCTGAATTCGAACATTTTATCCATACTGAAGATGCGAAAGGAACGCCATTAACCAGTGAATATTTAGGAGATTATTATGGCGAATTGAATCATAAGTACTATGGTCCAGAAGTGATGAAAGATCCTGAAATTTCCTTAGAATGGTCACGCATTCCTCATTTTTATTACAATTATTATGTTTATCAGTATGCGACAGGTTTTTCGGCAGCTTCAGCATTAGCCAATAAAATATTAGCGAATGAACCACTTGCTTTGGAAAATTATTTGACCTATTTGAAGTCAGGTAGTAGTGATTATCCAATAGAAGTAATGAAAAAAGCTGGGGTAGATATGACAAAACCTCAATATATAGAAGATGCTATGAAAGTTTTTGAAATGAGACTAGAAGAATTAGAAGCACTTGTTGCATCTTTAGAACAATAA
- a CDS encoding RluA family pseudouridine synthase, whose translation MEFNWTVEKKEPQQVKYFLKEQGISKGLLAKIKFQGGKIEVNQTVENVLFKLSFGDQVKITIPDEKEHETLLVDDVPIDIVFEDEHYLVVDKPAGVASIPAQYHPNGTMANRVKAYFKAQHYKNQVIHVVTRLDRDTTGLMLFAKHGFAHAMLDQELRKKEVVKIYQALVGGSVSELKEHALIQLPIGRDFSSILKRTILETGQHAETEYWLTKRNNDEALVNIQLHTGRTHQIRVHFEAIGCPLLGDDMYGGKMNSGINRQALHCCQLRFVHPFTKKRLELTSPLAEDMKKIVDQL comes from the coding sequence ATGGAATTTAATTGGACGGTAGAAAAAAAAGAACCGCAGCAAGTAAAATATTTTTTAAAAGAGCAGGGGATCTCTAAAGGTCTTCTGGCTAAAATCAAGTTTCAAGGTGGAAAAATCGAAGTCAATCAAACCGTTGAAAATGTATTATTCAAGTTATCTTTTGGTGATCAGGTAAAAATCACGATTCCTGATGAAAAAGAGCACGAGACATTACTTGTTGATGATGTGCCGATTGATATCGTGTTTGAAGATGAGCATTATTTAGTGGTTGATAAACCAGCGGGTGTTGCATCGATTCCAGCCCAATATCACCCTAATGGCACTATGGCTAATCGGGTGAAGGCTTATTTTAAAGCGCAACACTATAAAAATCAGGTGATTCACGTGGTGACTCGATTAGATAGAGATACTACCGGTTTGATGTTATTTGCTAAACATGGTTTTGCTCATGCTATGCTAGATCAGGAATTACGTAAAAAAGAGGTCGTCAAAATTTATCAGGCTTTGGTTGGAGGAAGTGTTTCTGAATTAAAAGAGCACGCCCTTATTCAATTGCCGATCGGTAGAGATTTTTCTTCTATATTAAAACGAACAATTTTAGAAACGGGACAACATGCAGAAACAGAGTATTGGCTGACAAAACGCAACAATGATGAAGCACTAGTAAATATTCAACTACATACAGGAAGAACCCATCAAATTAGAGTTCATTTTGAAGCGATTGGGTGTCCTTTGTTGGGCGATGACATGTATGGTGGTAAAATGAATAGTGGCATAAATCGGCAAGCTCTACATTGCTGTCAGTTGCGTTTTGTTCATCCGTTTACAAAAAAACGGTTAGAGTTAACTTCTCCTTTAGCAGAAGATATGAAAAAAATTGTAGATCAACTATAA